Within the Opitutaceae bacterium TAV5 genome, the region GGCCGCGTCGTCCATCACCACCACCACGGTCTGCGACGACTCTTCCCGCACCCACCGCGGCCCCGCCAGCACCCACGTCGCCAGCAGCACGGCCAGAATCTGCAACCAGAACGCCCGCGACACCCGCAACCGTTCCCACGACCGCCCCGTGCGGCTCTCCGGCGCGAGCGATTCGATGAGAAACAGCGTGCTCGTGCGCACCTCGCGCGCCTTGTGCTGCAGAAAATGGATCGCCACCACCACCGGCACTCCAAGGAGCGCCCAGAACGCGAGCGGATTGGCGAAGGAGGGAAACATGATTCGGCAAACAGGAAACCGGAGCGAAAGCACCCGGATGGCAAGACTCACAAAGTCCGCCGCGTGCATCAAGAGCGCCGCCGGGAACCCCTTTTATCATTACAACTTCTGATAGAGGGATTTTATTAGCACAACTGATTACCCCGCCAATAATTGCGGAGCATTTGGATTTGAAGCGGCGTTCATTTGCCGGCTTCATCCGAAGCCAGTCTGCCACCTGCCCGCCTCCCCCGTCCTTTCAACTTTCCTCCATCGCCCGCGTCTCCCCTGACTTGGCCAATCGTATCCCCGCCATGAATACATCCCGCACCACCCGCCTGTTTGCCACGCTGGCGATCCTTGCCGCCGCGTTTACAACCGTCGCCCATGCCGACCCCGTCTCCCTGACCGGCGACCATGTCATCGAGCCCGGTCCGGACGACACCGGCTCGCTCACCGTTTCCGGACAGCTCCATGTTGAAAGCAACCACGTCGACCTCGGCACAACCGGGGACGGGCAGGTTGCCCTGTCACTCACCTATCAGGAAAACGGAGAGACCCGGCAGGTGACCGTCTACGCTGCGCGCGACGCAGTCGAATACCTCTGGAAGGAAGGTTCCACCGATGCCGGAACGGCCTCGCCCAAGATGACGCTGGGCGCGGACAACACGCTCACGCTCCACGACGCCGCCGGTGCGGCCACGATCACCTTGACGCCTTCCACCGGAGAGGTCAGAGCTCCGGGCGGCTTCCGGCTATCGGACGGCACCCTGATTGCGAATCAAGCCTCTCTTCGCAGCACTGCCCTGTACAACGCGGCCGGCCAGATTGTCGCGCAGGTCGGCGAGGATGGCCGTGTTTCCTTCGCAAACGGCATCGCCATCGGTCAAAACCCGACCGCTACCCTGACCGAAGGCAGCACTTCCTATCTCAACACCGTCCTCCAAAACCTGGGTTACCAGGAGAACCCGGTGACACCTACGCATGTTAAGGGTGCAGCAGTGCCAAAGGCCAAGGATCTCGTAGTGGTCTACGATACTACGGGTAACCAATATGTGGCGGGAGCTTTTTCTGGATCCTCGCTTACGATTGGCAATGCGACTATCTGGGCTGATTCTGACGTGGGAGAGCATCAGTTTGTCGTCAAATGCACTTCATCCGGGGCAGTTTTGTGGTATAACGTCTGGTCTGCTGACGGGGCTCCCCTGAGTATGGCGGTGGATACTTCAGGTAATGTTTACGTTTCGGGGTATTTTTATAGTGTGGCCGGGCAGACGCTCAGCCTCGCCGGAGTTTCTGTCACCGCCCAAGGCACTAATGATGGCTATGTGCTCAAGCTTAATAGTGCTGGAACCGGCCAATGGGCCAAGGTGCTCGGTCACACCGGTAATGATCAGGCCCATAGCGTAGCGGTGGATGCTTCAGGCAATATTTATGTTGCAGGGTATTTTTATCGTGCTGCCGGACAGACGCTCAGCCTCGCCGGAGTTTCTGTCACCGCCCAAGATCCCGAAAATGGTTATGTGCTCAAACTCAACAACGCAGGGGTTGGTCAATGGGCTCAAAGTCTGTCGTATAGTAGCTATTACAATTCGGTTCCGAGTGTCGCCGTAGATCCTTTGGCTAATGTATACATCACAGGAGGATTAAGCTCTTCTGTCGTCCAGACAATCAGTTTGGCGGGGATTCCCGTTATCGCGCAGACTCAGGATGATAGTTATATGCTTAAGCTCAACAGTGCCGGGGCAGGGCAATGGGTCAAAGTGATTCCGGCTAGTTCGTTAAGGTTGAGCTTCCCGCCTGATGGTACACTTACAGCCACTGGTTGCAGTTCTCAGAACTTTATGATTGGGAATATGGCGGTTGGTGGAAGCGGGACATATTTTATCGTGTCCATGCCTGCGGATCAAGCGCCAGTCGAAGCCCCTCGTCCAATGGCAACCAGCATCGCTTGGGGCAATGCTGTGGCCGCCGGCGCATCTACTATTGCCGTGGGGGACAACGCTATCGCTACCGGGCGGAATGCCGTAAGCCTTGGCTTGGGTGCCGCAGCCACAGGACGTAGCACTATTGCTTTGGGTGAACATGCTGTGTCCACGGGAGACGGAGCAATCGCTTTGGGCGAATATGCCAGCGCAGTTGGTTATAATGCCATTGCCTTTTCTGGATCGAATACCGCATCAGGTGAAGGTTCTTTTGCTGCCGGGGCGGGAAATATCGCATCGGGTGATTATTCCTTTATCGCAGGTGGATATGGAAGCACGACGTCGGGCAGGCGTTCGGTTTCGGTGGGCGGATTTGATAGCGTAGTTTCCGGATTGGGCTCCGTTATTTTGGGAGGCGAATCTAACAATGTGTCAGGTGACTATTCCTTTGTTGCCGCTGGTTGGGGCACTATAGTCTCAGGATACTCGTCGGCGGCCATTGGAGTGGAAAACTCTGCTAGTGGAAATTATACAGCTGCCTTCGGTGAGCATATCCAGTCACAAGCCAGTAATCTGTTTGCCATCGGACGACGCAATGTGCCTCAAGGCAATAAAACGGCATGGATACCCACCGATGATCTTTTTGTAGTCGGCAATGGGGATTCGAATACAGGGGACAGTAATGCCGCAGTCATCCACAAAAACGGCACACTCCGGTCATCCGGTTATATCGAGTCAAAGCTTGGCATCCGCATTCCGCCGGGCGGCGACATCCCGATGGGCACCTTCACGCAAGGCAACGACCCCCGTGCCCTCGACGCCGGCCTCCGCTACGAAAACGAATAAACCCGCCGGTTTCCCCAGCCCCGGTCCACCCTCAACGAACTTCCCCATGACCGCCTCCGCTCGCAAACGCTATTATCTGTCAGCCCTGCTTGCCGCCGGATTGCTTTCAGCCTTCAGCTTTCAGTTTTTCAGCCTTTTCGGACAGGCTCCCGACTGGTGGACGCAACAGGGCGTGATCGATCCCGCAGCCACGCCCGACGACTACGCGGCCGCCAACATAGGTCAGCTCAAACATATTGCGACGCAGGCGACGGCAGAGATGAACGCAAAACTGCCCGGCGGTGCCGGCGAGGCGATCAACGCCCTCGTTACCTCCTGGCAACAACCGCCTGCCGAAGGCGTAACCCATGACGACTTCGCCGCGCTCAACCTTGGCCAGTTGAAGGCGGTGGCGAAGCTGTTTTACGACCGGCTGGCCGTCGCCGGTTATGGCGGTCCTCCTCTGGCGGATGGTCAGCCCTATCCGTGGCCATCGGACGCGTCAGGTACCGACAACTACGCCTTGGCCAACATCGGGCAGATCAAACACGTCTTCAGCTTCACCGTGCCATCGGGGCCACCCGGTTTTGTCGACACCGACGGCAACGGCATCGATGACAACTGGGAACTGGCCCACTTCGGGCAGATCGGCATCGATCCGACTGCCGACCCCGACAACGATGGCCTGTCCAACCTCGCCGAATTCCTCGCCGGCGCCGATCCGAACGCCGCTGCCGAGTCCGTCCCTCCCGCCTCCCTCAATCTGATTGTTTACAGCCCATGAAAACGCCCTCACTTGTGAAACGCCTATCAAGAATAGCTTCGTTGCGGCGTTTTAATTTCGTAATGCTCAGCAGTAGCCTCGGCTTGTTCGCTGCGGCACTCTTTTGCCCTAGCGCCCTGGCGCAATGTGGCATGGGCTCATGGGAGAAAATATCATATAGGAGTATTACAGGGAGTGGATCATTGGTTGGAATTTCTGGATATAAACCTACTGGGAATAGCCAATTTGATAATGACCCAACTGCACCGTGGAATAAGGGGCCGACTTGGAAATGGAAAAATCGTCTATTTGATGGAAAATACGTAACGAATGTTTTCGTCGGCGGCCCTCCCCCAGGATCGAATGCATGTAATAATTGTGATTATATTATACATGATACGTATAGCGGCTATTGGACGTATGATGATTCATCTTTTGGTAAAGATCATTTCGAAACCTTGGAATGTTCAGGTGAACCTTGGAACGAGAGTGATATCAGCATAAGAGGACTCTTTTCTTATCCTTCAGAGTGTGCGTTTTATGATTTTGATACGATCAAGACGAGGAAAACACTAACCCAACAAGTAAATGAAGGGTGCCCATGTGATCCATGGTATATTGATTCTACGGTTGGGAAAGCCATCGCGATTTTATCGGATCCGGATAGCATTTCCGCCGCCATAGCCCGCGCCGGAGGCCCCATAGAAGGCGTGCTGCATCGTGCCTTTACGCAGAACATGGGACTGACCACACCCGAAACCACCACTCCCATACCCTTTATCGGTCGAGGCGTCACCGTCACGCTGGAAGGTTGCGGTGAAGGCCCCTATCAGGTGATCGGCTCGCTCAACGTAGGAGAATTCCTCAGTGCGACGGACGAGACAGAGGCGTCCATTCTTGGACCATGGGCAACAGAGCATCATGTTGTTCTCAGCGATGCGGTGAGCTTTAAGGATGGCAAACTGAGTTTCGAGGTTCCGGCGCGTCGCAACAAGGTGACGGAGATTGTGGAGAGCAGCATCAGGCTGATACCGGACCAAGGACGCCCGATTGGCAGTACGACACTATGCACCAACAGTGTGGAATTTTTGATGAATCTCGGTTTCCGTAGCGGAGGCCGTTCTGCCGGTGTGTTGATGATCAAAAATGACACGATAGACGAAGCCACCTTTACGCCGTCGCGCCTGTTCCTCGCCTCGTTCTCGGAGAGCGAGGTGAACGCGGTCCGCGAGGAGGACGCGGACGGCAACAAGATCCTGCGGCAGATTCGCGTGCCGGAAGGGCTGGTGGATGTCGTGGTGACCTCGCCCACCAGCTACGACATCCGCGTTTACCTCACTTTCCAAATCGGCAACGCCGACACCGACACCGGCCTTTATTCGCCCACCGGGACGCCGGTAGTGACCTACACATTTGCCGAAGCCGCCGGTTCGACCCCGACAAACCGCAAGCTGTCGCTGACGGAGACCCGCGACGGCAACGCCATCACCACGACCTACAGCCAGAACACGGACGGCAACTGGGAAACCGTTTATGGCAACGGCCTGAAAATCGAACGCCTCACGAAAACCGTCAGCGGAGCGGACACGACGGAGACCCGCGACCTGCTCGACGCGGACGAAACCCTCGTCAGCCGCACCGTCACCGTGACCCGCGCCTTTAACTTCGGGACCGGAACCGGGAGCGATATCGTGACGGTCAACAAGACGATCAGCGAAACCAGCGGAACGGGAGTCGATGCCGTCACCACGACGTACACGTATTACGACAACCCGGCGACAGACGGGATGGCGCTGGGCGAGTTGAAGACCCGGCAGACCTCGACCGGCAACTGGGAAAGCTGGACCTACGACGCGCAGGGCCGGAAGGCCAAACGCGTCAGCCAGTTTCTGGGCAGCGCGTTCAACTCGGCGGACGCGCTCAACCGTGTAACGACCTGGGACTACGCGACCGTTGACGACCTCGACGGCGACGACAAACCCGAAGCCCTGCGCACCGAGACCGATTACCTGCTCGGGCAGGAAACCGCCCGCCGCCACCACCTCACGCTCACGGCCACCAACGACATCGAAGACAGCTACGAACTCGGCTGGACCGAAGAGCGCGACATCGTGTGTACGGTGCCCGGAGCGGCGTGGGATGCGCCGACCAATCTGGTGACGACCACCCGGACGGGTATTTTCGGAGAGCGCCAGCACAAGACCCTCTGGCAGAAAAACCCGGACGGCACCGGACTGATTCTGGCACTGGAAAAACTCGACGACGGAGGCCGCACCTGGACGACCTGGGAAGGCGCGATGCTTCCCAACGGCACGATTGACCCGACAACCGCCCGCCGCACCGAAGTGATCGAGGACGCCCTCGGCCGCGAGACCGAGCGCAACGTCTACGAAAACAACCTGCTCATCGACTCCACCGTCGTCCTCGAACGCGACGCGCTCGGACGCGCCACGCACACCGCCTTCCTCGACGGCACATCGGAACAACGCGACTACGCCTGCTGCGGCCTCAACCAGATCGTCAGCCGCGACGGCATCACGACCACCTACGAACGCGATGCCCTTGGCCGGGTGGTCCGCGAAACCACCGCCGGCATCGGCACTGCGTACACCTACGACGCCGCCGGGCGCACCCTCACCACCAGCCGGGTAGGGAGCGACAGTTCCACCACGTTGCTCGCCACCCAGACCTACAACGCTGCCGGCCGGCTGCTGACCTCCACCGACGCCCTCGGCCGCGTGACCGCGTACACCGAAACGCTACTTTCCGGCGGACTAACCGAACGCAAAACCGTCCACCCCGACACCAACGAGGAAATCTCCACTTTCTTCCCTGACGGCTCGCCCGCCTCGGTCCGAGGCGACGCCGCAGCACAATGGCGTGACTACGCCTACGGCGTGGAGACCGACGGCGAATACGAACAGGAATATTTCCCCACCGGTGACGAACCCTCCGGTACACCCGCCGCGCAGTGGGTCAAACGCTACCGCGACCATGCCGGCCGCA harbors:
- a CDS encoding calcium-binding protein, which codes for MNTSRTTRLFATLAILAAAFTTVAHADPVSLTGDHVIEPGPDDTGSLTVSGQLHVESNHVDLGTTGDGQVALSLTYQENGETRQVTVYAARDAVEYLWKEGSTDAGTASPKMTLGADNTLTLHDAAGAATITLTPSTGEVRAPGGFRLSDGTLIANQASLRSTALYNAAGQIVAQVGEDGRVSFANGIAIGQNPTATLTEGSTSYLNTVLQNLGYQENPVTPTHVKGAAVPKAKDLVVVYDTTGNQYVAGAFSGSSLTIGNATIWADSDVGEHQFVVKCTSSGAVLWYNVWSADGAPLSMAVDTSGNVYVSGYFYSVAGQTLSLAGVSVTAQGTNDGYVLKLNSAGTGQWAKVLGHTGNDQAHSVAVDASGNIYVAGYFYRAAGQTLSLAGVSVTAQDPENGYVLKLNNAGVGQWAQSLSYSSYYNSVPSVAVDPLANVYITGGLSSSVVQTISLAGIPVIAQTQDDSYMLKLNSAGAGQWVKVIPASSLRLSFPPDGTLTATGCSSQNFMIGNMAVGGSGTYFIVSMPADQAPVEAPRPMATSIAWGNAVAAGASTIAVGDNAIATGRNAVSLGLGAAATGRSTIALGEHAVSTGDGAIALGEYASAVGYNAIAFSGSNTASGEGSFAAGAGNIASGDYSFIAGGYGSTTSGRRSVSVGGFDSVVSGLGSVILGGESNNVSGDYSFVAAGWGTIVSGYSSAAIGVENSASGNYTAAFGEHIQSQASNLFAIGRRNVPQGNKTAWIPTDDLFVVGNGDSNTGDSNAAVIHKNGTLRSSGYIESKLGIRIPPGGDIPMGTFTQGNDPRALDAGLRYENE
- a CDS encoding sugar-binding protein is translated as MTASARKRYYLSALLAAGLLSAFSFQFFSLFGQAPDWWTQQGVIDPAATPDDYAAANIGQLKHIATQATAEMNAKLPGGAGEAINALVTSWQQPPAEGVTHDDFAALNLGQLKAVAKLFYDRLAVAGYGGPPLADGQPYPWPSDASGTDNYALANIGQIKHVFSFTVPSGPPGFVDTDGNGIDDNWELAHFGQIGIDPTADPDNDGLSNLAEFLAGADPNAAAESVPPASLNLIVYSP